The genomic interval TCTTGGTGTGCTTTTAGAGGCTTTTTAACCACCTCTTAGCACATTGTCATTGAATTCTATACCATTGGATATTATATTCTTACAGTTTCACCTGAAAGTAAAGTCTGTTTTTATCTGTGGTGATAGAAGTGTTTATTATGATTATTGATATAGGTGAGTTGTCAATAATGTCCATTACATGCTATTGTGCTAAAGATCCTTATAACTGCTGCAGGACAAAGCTACATCTGGAAAGCAGGGTCTTGGCATTAAGAGTCTGCCAATTAAAGTCGCGGGACATCGTTGGAAAGGGAACAAAACTTCTTTTGGTGATAGTGATGAGGAAAATTCAGCCCAATCCAATGAATTATCAGAGTTGGAAGAGGATGGTCATGAAGAGGAATCTGCTAAAGATGTGGAATTAGTAGATGCCAAGATGAATACTGTGACAGAAGTGTGTGTAGATGTTAAACATAAACCTAAAACCAAGGTCAAGAAACTTTGCAAAACAATTCTTCGTCaggtatgattttttaattattatactCTTATCTCTAGCTTCATGTGTTGTCCTGTTATCATAATGTTTATTTACTCGTATTTGTTCTAGGCCCCATCTCAGTCTATGAAACTGAAGGAACTTAAGGTAGCCGTTGAAGCACATTCAGAGTCTATGTTCTCCAACTTCTCTTGTAGGCGTGAAGCTCTACTCTTCTTAAAGAGGAAGGTGcgggttttccttttccatttGGCAGCTATAggccttagagcatctccaacagctcatctaaatttggtcatccatatctttatttggatgatcatgtaaactagtttcatccttcatatctctttgtatcccactagatcatccatatatgacgtcctctatatttctttggaggatggagagagatcactaaatatgacatctaaaaatagatgataggataggcattctgttggagctcaatttgtagtcttcatcctctattttcaggatagagaaTGAGATAGATAAGTtgttagggatgctcttaTGTTCTCTTTCATATCAGTTATGTTTGAGTAATTAGTGGGGACCTAACTAAAATGGAAGGCATGTAGTTGCATAAAATGATAGTACTACATCAGGATGGGGAGATTTTCTTGCAATTTAAGTACGTAACTTGTTGGGATCTGCATATCAGCAGCATGACCTAATTGTGGTGAATTAGAACAGATTTAACTCTGTTATTTTACATGATGCTATTTGCCAGATGCTATTGGGAACTAGTGTTAGTAGACATGTTTAACATTTTCTGTCTTTTTTTGCAGCTCCAAGGAAGCAGAAAATTCAATATTGATGGTAAAAGGGTGCAGCTTGCATCGTAAATTACGAGGCCGTTGGGGTGTGACTGAAGCCACTGTCGTCATATTAGATTATGCTAGTGCTTCATATGAGTATACGAGTACAGAGCGCATTATGCTCTGCAGTATAATAGATGTAAGAAGTATTAATACCCTCACGCGTGGGggtcaaattttgcaaaacttAAAGGCGGCTGAGGTGCTAATTACGAGTAAACTGTTGTGTACATTTGTTTTCCTTATCTTCTTCCAGCAAAACTGTCGATCTGTTCTTAATACCAGTGCACATTATTGTACCTTAGCTGTTGTATTTTCAGTTATTATTATTCTGTTAGGAGCGTGTGGTATATGATTGGGGCTAGTTTGTGGCAATGTTCTGCGTTTTAGCAGAATataattttcaacatttgatttttttatatgagtaAAAAGAGTTTTTATGTACTCACTCTGATATTTAATTTGATGTTGTTGCTTTTTGgatgatcatttgtcttatttaaaaatttatataattattaattattttattgtgatttaatttattactaaagaaactttttagatgacttATGAttatgtatatttgtaaaagtaatgaataaaataaattaaatgtaaatataaaagttaatggttTCGATAAGAGCgtttttttcttcacttcaCCAAATATAAAGAGGATCAAATGATCGAGTCCTTGTGAATCTAATAAGCTGTGCCACGTGGCACGGAAGTCACACACACTCCACAGCGTTAGGCGGCGGCCCGGCGTCTCGAAGCGATCCGGGAGCTCGTGTAGTCGTGTGCTCCACACTGCCATAGGGATAAGCCCGCGAAGCCATGGTCGCGCCACCATCGCCGCGGATCCTGCCGCGGGCGTCCCACTCccagccggccgccgtcggcctcgcgtccgaccgcgccgccgccaccgtctcctccggccgccgccgccgcaacttCGTCTTCGTCGTCAACCCCTCCGGTACGCACCCGTACCCaccccccctctccctccaccCCGCTACCCTTACCTACGCGCTCTCTGAACGCCCTTCCGCGGACGCGCGGATCCCACGGCGCAGGCTCCAATGGGCGCACGGGCAAGCAGTGGAAGCAGCTGCTCCCCCACCTCCGCACCCGCTTTGCCGACCAATGCGACGTAAGACCTCCATATCTCTCAGATGCCCTAGATCGTACTCGGTACTGTTCTGGAAACCTCAGGCTGCAGTTGCCGTCTGAGACCACATTTGGGCTCAGATCCCATGCTAATTTGGTGGTTTTGCGGAATGTTCTGATTTATTGGGTATTGCGTGGTCGTGATCAGATTTGTGAGTGCATCACTTCGGCGCCGTTCGACGCCATAGATATCACGAGGGAGGTGCGTGCGGGCTCCTTATAGCGCTGCCAATTTCCACCTTTTGGTTCTACTGTTACAGAACACTAGCATGGCATGTGTGATGATGTAGGCTATAAAGGATGGGGCTGATGCTGTGATTGCTGTGGGTGGCGATGGAACACTCCATGAGGTATTTGTGTGTCGACATTGCAATGTTGATACGACTTTTGTATTGAATTTGTCCAGAAATTTGACATTGGAATACGGTAATATTTGTGGATAAAATGTGCAGGTCGTGAATGGATTCTTCTGTAAGGGGAGCCCTGTCCGTGCTCTTGATCAAGGACCTGACCATTCAACAGCGCTTGGTGTGAGTGTACTTAGCATTGAGCTGTTGTATCCAATCAGATCACTCTCTTCTAACCTCTTAGAAATTTACTCCCTCTTCCAtgatataagactttctagttttgcgcaaattcatatggatgttaatgaatctagacacatatataaatcatatacattgatcaataaaTGGATCTAGGTAGagtcagaaagtcttacaatatggaaCAAAGTGAGAATTAGACCATTTTGATCTGAAATGTTTGTTTATGCACTGCAATTTGTTCAGTAATGGAGGGTTTGTTTTTCTCTAACAGCTCATTCCACTTGGAACCGGTTCAGACTTCGCGAGGACATTCGACTGGTACTTCTTTCCCAGCATAATCTACATATGACATGGCTATTTGATAACCTCTAGTTTCATTGTACTGATGGCTCTTTCTTTTGTGAAACCAGGACAGATGATCCTCATCAGGCGATTGATCGAATTGTGAGAGGTTCCTTCTTTGATTCTTCGTTTATAATGTCTTGTGCCAGTTCATACAACACTATTGCTGTGATGAACTGGCCATCTTtgtgaaaatatatagaaactaGATTTATGTTTACTATGAATTCACAATCATAACATGAGTCTCACAGGCGCGTATTTTTGCAGGAGTCAAATCAAAACTAGACATAGGCATAATGGAAGGGCTAGATGGAAACCCACATTATTTTGTTAATGTTGCTGATATCCATTTGTAAGTCCAACATGGTTCATTTGACTTGTGGAATTCAATGGATGGTTTGAAAAGGAATAACTTGCTCTGCACCTGCAGGAGTGCAAAGGCGGGCTATTTCTCTTCTATGTACAAAAGATTTGGCAATTTATGCTACGTTTTTGGAGCTCTCAGAGCCTTTTGGGGACATGGTAATCGAGATCTTAGAATAAAGGTGTGCTTTGCACTGGTTCCAGTTGGAAGCTTTGTTGCAATCTTGCTGATTTTTCTTGTCCTTCTCAGCCCTGCACCTCTTGAATTTACTAGTGCATATAATAGGTAAATGGTGGAGAATGGAAAACTATTCATAAAGTCACTGCACTGTGCATAGGAAATGCCAAATACTTTGGTGGTGGTATGAAGATCACTCCAACAGCTGATCCTTTTGGGGGTGACCTTGAGGTGCATAGAAGTCATTCTTCTTTACAATTTGAGTTAACATTAATGAACTGTCAGTCTTTGCTAATTTATGTACCATTTCATAGGTCGTTATTCTTCAAGATTTCAAATGGTACGATTTCCTCCTTAAGCTTCATAGGCTGTATGGAGGAACTCATCTATCAGTGACTGGCGTGACATCGATAAGGTAATTTAATACGCCCTTAAGTCTCACATGCCTCTGCTAATGAATCTTAATTTGGTTGTACTTGTTCTGAACAATCCTGAGTTAAGGGTTGTAGTTCAGTTATGTTTCATCCGATTAATACCCTTCAGTTGTTATTTGGCATATAGGTTAGATCTCTGGACATATTACAGAGGCACTATTTTGTTAGCATCCCACTGGTAGTTTTGTTATGACATAATAGAGGTGAAAATTGTTGGGGAATTTTGAGTCAAGCTCTATTGCTTTCTTCCTGATTTGCATCTTATTAGTTCTACAACAGTCTTATCGTCAAGCCTTCTCAAAATAGCAACCATCACTATTAGGGTGAGTTTGAGAGTGAGTGAAAGAGAAGGATCACACAAAATGAGAATCTCATTAGTGAACgactaattaagtattagctgtTGCAAATTTGAAATGGattaatgttatttttaaagcaacttttagaTAGACACCCTCAACTTTTTGCTtgtacttatgcttataagccaaaatttgaattttcaaccttaaatttgaagttgattttgagttttttacatcgtagtttatttttcagcctttgtttttttatcgctaagaacacgtatataaaagttatattcacaaattattttttgtttgcaaatatgccatcACCCCCAGAAAATTATTGCAAACGAACACACCGATTAGCGGTTTGGGAAGTATGCTTAAGAGAAATAGGGGGAGTTTTTTTC from Oryza brachyantha chromosome 3, ObraRS2, whole genome shotgun sequence carries:
- the LOC102719754 gene encoding sphingoid long-chain bases kinase 2, mitochondrial; this translates as MVAPPSPRILPRASHSQPAAVGLASDRAAATVSSGRRRRNFVFVVNPSGSNGRTGKQWKQLLPHLRTRFADQCDICECITSAPFDAIDITREAIKDGADAVIAVGGDGTLHEVVNGFFCKGSPVRALDQGPDHSTALGLIPLGTGSDFARTFDWTDDPHQAIDRIVRGVKSKLDIGIMEGLDGNPHYFVNVADIHLSAKAGYFSSMYKRFGNLCYVFGALRAFWGHGNRDLRIKVNGGEWKTIHKVTALCIGNAKYFGGGMKITPTADPFGGDLEVVILQDFKWYDFLLKLHRLYGGTHLSVTGVTSIRVHSIEVAEKEVSADIFVQSDGEHFGFLPTKFSILPGAVDFFC